The following are encoded together in the Kribbella voronezhensis genome:
- a CDS encoding ABC transporter permease, whose protein sequence is MRRSILSSLRAHLGRLIAACLAIVLGVGFGSLAMTVHASASHGIDETIGRQLAGVDAVVTPQNASITAKDVAAVRKVPQADSVIATTSAYMRVTWAGKVRPGSLGIQARYDTSRIAGPSAIQGRLPDSTLEIALPAKVAEKNKVALGSKLRLNTYNDKSFTVTVVGLLDDAATVGPSDAVATAQTVKIFEPEGSIGDLRIAAKPGVSQDALAAAVTDAVGNNLQVYTGKAYIAHEVEGYTHGIDVLGGVFGMFAVIALFVACLVIGNTFTIVIAQRTREMALLRCVGASRRQVFSSVLAEASVVGVVASAVGVVFGVALSALGLALTREFDWGIPKIDLHLDLASIFLPLLLGTIATILAAVVPARRATRVAPLAALRPDTAPVAGSKAGVLRLILGFLLIAGGGLLLAVSANSHQVLVGVAGGVVSFIGLLAIGSLLVPALVRLLGALPTRGGGVPARIAVGNAVRNPKRTAATTSALLIGVTLISLTCVGIASVRKTFDTTMDDQYPVDLMVMSYNEKMPAGGQQQLHDIKGITQVVPIRTVAMKAGQEEINVTGIDPATGAAVIHNPDLVTKLKTPGTALLDYSTMKMLKLEDGSTLTLVSGKQKLTLKAYVATGLDPVTVSLPDLEKVAPQSAITGYWLASDPKADGSDVLDAVQESLPTVKELSVSGGLAERTMYTKIFDVLLIVGIGLLGVSVLIALVGVGNTLSLSVLERTRENALLRALGLTRRQLRGMLAIESLLMALVAAGLGIGLGLLYGWTGTMALMGGQTATGDVEYALPVGMLVTIALVAAVAGLLASVLPARRAAKVAPAGALATE, encoded by the coding sequence GTGCGACGCTCGATCCTCTCCTCCCTGCGCGCCCATCTGGGTCGCCTGATCGCAGCCTGTCTGGCGATCGTGCTCGGCGTCGGCTTCGGCAGCCTGGCGATGACTGTGCACGCGTCGGCCTCGCACGGCATCGACGAGACCATCGGCAGGCAACTCGCCGGTGTCGACGCGGTGGTGACGCCCCAGAACGCAAGCATCACGGCGAAGGACGTGGCCGCGGTACGCAAGGTGCCGCAGGCCGACTCGGTGATCGCCACGACGTCGGCGTACATGCGGGTCACGTGGGCCGGCAAGGTTCGCCCTGGCTCGCTGGGCATCCAGGCTCGCTACGACACCTCGCGGATCGCGGGCCCCAGTGCGATCCAGGGCCGGTTGCCTGACAGCACGCTCGAGATCGCCTTGCCGGCAAAGGTCGCCGAGAAGAACAAGGTTGCTCTCGGCTCCAAGCTGCGGTTGAACACCTACAACGACAAGTCGTTCACCGTCACGGTGGTCGGGCTGCTGGACGACGCGGCCACGGTCGGTCCGTCCGACGCGGTGGCCACGGCCCAGACGGTGAAGATCTTCGAGCCGGAAGGCTCCATCGGCGACCTCCGGATCGCTGCCAAGCCCGGCGTCTCCCAGGACGCGCTGGCCGCGGCCGTGACCGATGCTGTCGGCAACAATCTGCAGGTCTACACCGGCAAGGCCTACATCGCCCACGAGGTAGAGGGCTACACGCACGGGATCGATGTGCTGGGCGGGGTCTTCGGGATGTTCGCCGTGATCGCCCTGTTCGTCGCCTGCCTGGTGATCGGCAACACGTTCACGATCGTGATCGCCCAGCGGACGCGGGAGATGGCGCTGCTGCGGTGCGTCGGCGCCTCTCGTCGGCAGGTGTTCTCCTCGGTGCTCGCCGAGGCCTCGGTGGTCGGCGTGGTCGCCTCGGCCGTCGGTGTCGTGTTCGGCGTCGCACTGTCGGCGCTCGGGCTCGCGCTGACCCGCGAGTTCGACTGGGGCATCCCGAAGATCGACCTGCATCTCGACCTGGCTTCAATCTTCCTTCCGCTGTTGCTCGGCACGATCGCCACGATCCTGGCCGCCGTCGTACCGGCTCGGCGTGCGACCCGGGTCGCTCCGCTGGCGGCGCTCCGCCCGGACACCGCTCCGGTAGCCGGCTCCAAAGCCGGCGTACTACGGCTGATCCTCGGCTTCCTGCTGATCGCTGGTGGCGGCCTGCTGCTGGCCGTCAGCGCGAACTCCCATCAGGTGCTCGTCGGTGTCGCCGGTGGCGTCGTCTCGTTCATCGGCTTGCTGGCGATCGGGTCGCTGCTGGTACCGGCGCTGGTCAGGTTGCTCGGCGCCCTGCCGACGCGGGGTGGTGGGGTCCCCGCCCGGATCGCCGTGGGCAACGCCGTACGGAACCCGAAGCGGACCGCCGCGACCACGTCGGCCCTGTTGATCGGCGTCACCCTGATCAGCCTGACCTGTGTCGGCATCGCCTCGGTCCGCAAGACGTTCGACACCACGATGGACGACCAGTACCCGGTCGACCTGATGGTGATGAGCTACAACGAGAAGATGCCGGCCGGCGGCCAGCAGCAACTGCACGACATCAAGGGCATCACCCAGGTCGTGCCGATCCGGACCGTCGCCATGAAGGCCGGCCAGGAGGAGATCAACGTCACCGGGATCGACCCGGCCACCGGCGCCGCCGTGATCCACAACCCGGACCTGGTGACCAAGCTCAAAACGCCCGGTACGGCGTTGCTCGACTACAGCACGATGAAGATGCTCAAGCTGGAGGACGGATCGACACTGACGCTGGTCTCCGGCAAGCAGAAGCTGACGCTGAAGGCCTATGTGGCCACCGGACTGGATCCGGTCACCGTCAGTCTGCCGGATCTGGAGAAGGTCGCTCCCCAGTCCGCGATCACCGGGTATTGGCTGGCTTCGGACCCGAAGGCGGACGGCTCCGACGTGCTGGACGCCGTGCAGGAGTCGCTCCCGACGGTGAAGGAACTGTCCGTCAGCGGCGGGCTCGCCGAGCGCACGATGTACACGAAGATCTTCGACGTCCTGCTGATCGTCGGGATCGGCCTGCTCGGTGTCTCGGTGTTGATCGCGCTGGTCGGCGTCGGGAACACGCTCAGCCTGTCCGTGCTCGAACGGACCCGGGAGAACGCCTTGCTGCGGGCACTGGGTCTGACCAGGCGTCAACTGCGCGGCATGCTCGCGATCGAGTCGCTGCTGATGGCCTTGGTCGCGGCCGGCTTGGGGATAGGTCTCGGCCTGCTCTACGGCTGGACCGGCACGATGGCGCTGATGGGTGGGCAGACCGCGACGGGCGACGTCGAGTACG
- a CDS encoding ABC transporter ATP-binding protein, which produces MSIQTGELPLGRLPQNTADRTAIRAHELRKVYGSGDTAVAALDGVSVDFGVSRFTAIMGPSGSGKSTLMHCLAGLDTPTGGQVLLGETELTQLPDAELTRIRRDRIGFVFQSFNLLPMLSAKDNILLPLELGGRKPDQQWMTTLVDVLGLQDRLTHRPSELSGGQQQRVAVARALVGRPEVVFADEPTGNLDSRSGAEVLGFLRRSVREFGQTVVMVTHDPLAASYADRVVMLADGKLAGELLEPTPETVLGALRQLGA; this is translated from the coding sequence ATGAGCATCCAGACCGGCGAGTTGCCGCTCGGCCGTTTGCCGCAGAACACAGCAGACCGTACGGCGATCCGCGCGCACGAGTTGCGCAAGGTGTACGGCTCCGGCGATACCGCGGTCGCCGCGCTCGACGGGGTGTCGGTCGACTTCGGGGTCAGCCGGTTCACCGCGATCATGGGGCCGTCGGGGTCGGGCAAGTCGACCCTGATGCACTGCCTGGCCGGGCTGGACACTCCGACCGGCGGCCAGGTGCTGCTCGGTGAGACCGAGCTGACCCAACTGCCGGACGCCGAGCTGACCCGGATCCGCCGGGACCGGATCGGTTTCGTCTTCCAGTCCTTCAACCTGCTGCCGATGCTCAGCGCCAAGGACAACATCCTGCTGCCGCTGGAACTCGGCGGCCGCAAACCCGACCAGCAGTGGATGACCACGCTGGTCGACGTCCTCGGTCTGCAGGACCGGCTCACCCACCGCCCGTCCGAACTGTCCGGTGGTCAGCAGCAGCGCGTCGCCGTTGCGCGCGCCCTCGTCGGCCGGCCCGAGGTCGTGTTCGCCGACGAGCCGACCGGCAACCTGGACTCGCGTTCCGGCGCCGAGGTGCTGGGCTTCCTGCGCCGCTCGGTCCGCGAGTTCGGCCAGACCGTGGTGATGGTGACGCACGACCCGCTGGCGGCGTCGTACGCCGACCGTGTCGTGATGCTTGCCGACGGCAAGCTTGCCGGCGAGCTGCTGGAGCCGACGCCGGAGACCGTCCTGGGCGCACTGCGGCAGCTGGGGGCCTGA
- a CDS encoding PH domain-containing protein: MPVLRSRGFGRWKFTLATTDDELVISNPFGTRRIPRAQIAFARFEYLFPGRVRLRIHRHDGSHTDLLLSPKWTSSELSGDPAPRDSLAYKITEWARSSAD; the protein is encoded by the coding sequence ATGCCGGTACTGCGTAGTCGCGGCTTCGGCCGGTGGAAGTTCACCTTGGCGACCACCGACGACGAACTCGTCATCAGCAACCCCTTCGGCACCAGGCGGATACCGCGCGCCCAGATCGCCTTCGCCAGGTTCGAGTACCTCTTCCCCGGAAGAGTCCGGCTGCGGATCCATCGGCACGACGGTAGCCATACCGACCTGCTGCTGAGCCCCAAGTGGACGTCGAGTGAGTTGAGTGGCGATCCAGCGCCGCGCGACAGCCTGGCCTACAAGATCACTGAGTGGGCAAGGAGTTCGGCGGACTAG
- a CDS encoding response regulator transcription factor encodes MTETGPAEDAVIRVFLVDDQELVRAGFTMLVDSQPDMRVVGQAGDGGEALEKLRVTASDVVLMDVRMPRLDGVEATRQLQSLPQAPRVIVLTTFDLDEYAFAAIKAGAAGFLLKNTPPADLLSAIRQVHSGDAVVSPSTTRRLLEHFAGALPDGETERPDLGELTAREREVLVEVARGLSNTEIAQLFTLSEATVKTHIGRILAKTGLRDRVALVVLGYETGLVKASK; translated from the coding sequence GTGACCGAGACCGGACCCGCCGAAGACGCCGTGATCCGGGTGTTCCTGGTGGACGACCAGGAACTGGTCCGCGCCGGGTTCACCATGCTGGTGGACTCGCAGCCCGACATGCGGGTCGTCGGCCAGGCCGGCGACGGCGGCGAGGCACTGGAGAAGCTGCGGGTGACCGCGAGCGACGTCGTACTGATGGATGTCCGGATGCCCCGCCTGGATGGGGTCGAGGCGACCCGGCAACTGCAGTCGTTGCCGCAGGCCCCCAGAGTGATCGTGCTGACGACGTTCGACCTGGACGAGTACGCGTTCGCGGCGATCAAGGCGGGTGCGGCCGGATTCCTGCTGAAGAACACGCCGCCGGCCGACCTGCTGTCGGCGATCAGGCAGGTGCACTCCGGCGACGCGGTCGTCTCCCCCAGTACGACGCGGCGCCTGCTCGAGCACTTCGCCGGCGCGCTCCCGGACGGCGAGACCGAGCGACCCGACCTGGGCGAGCTGACCGCCCGCGAACGCGAGGTACTGGTCGAGGTCGCCCGCGGTCTGTCGAACACCGAGATCGCCCAGCTGTTCACGTTGTCCGAGGCAACGGTCAAGACCCACATCGGCCGCATCCTCGCCAAGACCGGCCTCCGCGACCGGGTCGCCCTGGTTGTCCTCGGCTACGAAACCGGCCTGGTCAAAGCCAGCAAGTGA
- a CDS encoding sensor histidine kinase — MTGILAARDVPAKSKAFDLLFAGALTMFFGLISLTQEHFGGILGLMMLVPLIWRRTHPEVVFFGVSAVAVLQWLIGTPLQGGNVGLLVALYAISVYGEVRYSRIALAVGGMGVLMATSRYNTSNDWRQQATMMVSLGALVFGVWAFGERRRTRGMYVQQLEERAAQLERDRDREAKLAVSNERTRIAREIHDVVAHGLSIMIVQADGGLYAADASPEQAKKALATIGDTGRASLTEMRKMLGLLKQDAQPNEVDPNQPRPQPGVSSLPELIDNVRQTGLSVDYQVTGTPRDLPALLGLTAYRIVQEGLTNTLKHAGPGARTSVRLDFGREMLTVVVTDDGRGAGLAPGSDPGHGLIGMQQRASISGGTVNAGPKTGGGYEVVATLPYNLPAGGDQ; from the coding sequence ATGACGGGGATCCTGGCCGCGCGCGACGTACCGGCGAAGAGCAAGGCGTTCGACCTGCTGTTCGCCGGTGCCCTGACGATGTTCTTCGGCCTGATCTCGCTGACCCAGGAGCACTTCGGCGGCATCCTCGGGCTGATGATGCTGGTCCCGCTGATCTGGCGGCGCACCCACCCCGAGGTCGTCTTCTTCGGCGTCTCCGCGGTCGCCGTCCTGCAATGGCTGATCGGAACCCCTTTGCAGGGCGGGAACGTCGGCCTGCTGGTGGCGCTGTACGCGATCTCCGTGTACGGCGAGGTCCGGTACAGCCGGATCGCTCTGGCCGTCGGCGGCATGGGCGTCCTGATGGCGACATCCCGCTACAACACCAGCAACGACTGGCGCCAGCAGGCCACCATGATGGTGTCGCTGGGCGCGCTCGTCTTCGGCGTCTGGGCCTTCGGTGAACGCCGCCGCACCAGAGGCATGTACGTGCAGCAACTCGAGGAACGCGCGGCCCAACTCGAGCGGGACCGCGACCGCGAGGCCAAACTGGCGGTCTCGAACGAGCGGACCAGGATCGCCCGCGAGATCCACGACGTCGTCGCGCACGGCTTGTCGATCATGATCGTCCAGGCCGACGGAGGCCTGTACGCCGCGGACGCGTCGCCCGAGCAGGCCAAGAAGGCGCTGGCCACCATCGGCGACACCGGCCGCGCGTCGCTCACCGAGATGCGCAAGATGCTCGGCCTGCTGAAACAGGACGCCCAGCCCAACGAGGTGGATCCGAACCAGCCCCGCCCCCAACCGGGTGTCTCTTCGCTGCCCGAGCTGATCGACAACGTCCGCCAGACCGGGCTGTCCGTCGACTACCAGGTGACCGGCACCCCGCGCGATCTCCCGGCGCTGCTGGGACTGACGGCGTACCGGATCGTGCAGGAGGGGCTGACCAACACGCTGAAACACGCCGGGCCGGGAGCGCGCACCTCCGTCCGGCTGGACTTCGGACGCGAGATGCTGACGGTGGTGGTCACCGACGACGGTCGCGGTGCCGGGCTCGCGCCGGGCAGTGATCCGGGGCACGGGCTGATCGGGATGCAGCAACGCGCCTCGATCTCCGGCGGTACGGTGAACGCCGGCCCGAAGACCGGCGGTGGCTACGAAGTGGTCGCCACCTTGCCGTACAACCTGCCTGCTGGAGGAGATCAGTGA
- a CDS encoding TetR/AcrR family transcriptional regulator: MTSAERREQLITIARGLFAQKGFEATSVEEIAAKAEVSKPVVYEHFGGKEGLYAVVVDREVRKLLDTVTASLTAGRAHELVEQAALALLDYIESSSDGFRILVRDSPVGSSTGSFISILSDVGTRVEHILAEEFKRRGLDPKFAPMYAQMLVGMVALTGQWWLDVRRPKKTDVAAHLVNLAWNGLSGLEAKPTLATRPHK, translated from the coding sequence ATGACGAGCGCTGAGCGGCGTGAACAACTCATCACCATCGCGCGGGGGCTGTTCGCCCAGAAGGGGTTCGAAGCGACCTCGGTGGAGGAGATCGCGGCCAAGGCCGAGGTGTCCAAGCCGGTCGTCTACGAGCACTTCGGCGGCAAGGAGGGCCTGTACGCCGTGGTGGTGGACCGCGAGGTCCGCAAGTTGCTCGACACCGTGACGGCGTCGCTGACCGCCGGCCGCGCGCACGAACTCGTCGAGCAGGCCGCGCTCGCGCTGCTGGACTACATCGAGAGCTCCTCCGACGGGTTCCGCATCCTGGTCCGGGATTCGCCGGTCGGTTCGTCCACCGGGTCGTTCATCTCGATTCTCAGCGACGTCGGCACCCGGGTCGAGCACATCCTGGCCGAGGAGTTCAAGCGCCGCGGACTGGATCCGAAGTTCGCCCCGATGTACGCGCAGATGCTGGTCGGCATGGTCGCGCTGACCGGGCAGTGGTGGCTCGACGTCCGCCGCCCGAAGAAGACCGATGTGGCGGCGCACCTGGTCAACCTGGCCTGGAACGGGCTGTCCGGCCTGGAGGCGAAACCGACCTTGGCCACCCGTCCGCACAAGTAA